Part of the Salvelinus sp. IW2-2015 unplaced genomic scaffold, ASM291031v2 Un_scaffold1952, whole genome shotgun sequence genome, CTGACCCTTGAGAAGAATCTGGTGTTGCAGTCAAACATGCCGACGGCGGCCAACAGCACCTACCTCCCTATTGACGTCCTCACGGGCCTCCAGTTCTTCCCCCTGAAGCAGAAGGATTCCCCCTCTCTGAGGTTATGTACGTTCAGACAGTCTGTCAGTCtggccccagatctgtttgtgtcatGTCAAtggccataggagttggcaagactcCTTCAATACAGCAAGTCTCTGTCAATATGAACctttctgtcttttttatggtgatgtcatttatgTACAAAACCAGCCCTATTGATCCTGTGATATGGTGTTGTAACAAAGTAGTTCTCTTGTAAAATGGATGTGCTTTGGTTCTTGCCCAGCTGCATCCAGCTGTATTCCCGTGGAGTAGCCTATTGTACATTATTTTGTGTTTACAACTATGATGTCCCTACGTACTGGTAAACAAAGTTACGATGACGTTATATTGATCTTGTATTTTAGCTGCATGTTATGCCTGGATATTATAGTGTTTCTGAAAGTAAAAACAGGCATGTAGAGTGAGAATGAAACTCTAGCCCCTACTAGACCCTAGAGCATTCTGCTACAGGCTACAGGTAACCAGATATCAGTGTGGCGGTTAAGCACTTCATTGTATCCATCTACCCTATCATGTTACAACTGCTGCACAAAGCAGCTCATTCAATACAAATTATAAATTGGTAGGGACGATGAATGGAAAACAACAATTATTTAAAACTATGCTCATGATGGTGCCCTAAAGACACTCAAAATtgatgtatgtatttgtgtgtgtgcatgtgttgttatGCTATCGACATTGTATTTGGAAAATTWAGTTGCATAATGAAAATAATTGtacagaaaaaatacaaaataagcacagtactgtacagtgtaaTCATCGAAATCACATGTATGCAGGTGTCACACATGTTTGTCAGATCTTGAATAAGACATATGTAGGCCTTATTGCAGGCTTATGAACAGTGCATCTCCTGTCCTTAGTTTTAGCAGAGAATTCATTTGCTGCTTTTTTGTTCTCTTCCAAGTGACCGAGGCCTGGCGTGAGGAGTTGCGAGAGTTGACAGAGAGGGCAAGGCTTTTGGGACCAGGTGGAAGAGGTGAGATGGAATATCATTTTTTCAGAAGATGaaatgttattattatatattgcCCAGCCAGGTCTGGGTAAATTCCACTTCAACTCCACCACAAGAAAGGCTGAATCCTAACTGGAGATCTCTTAACTCCAGATTTTGACATCGATGAGAGAAAGACTGAGTGGgattgaattgaaattgtattGACCCCAACCCCAACTGTTGCATACTGCTCCAAAATCTAAAATGTTGTTTAATAATGTAATCGTAACACTTAAGAGGAAACCATCTCAGTCAAAATCATTttggggcctcccaagtggtgcagcggtctaaggcactgcattgcagtgctataGGCATCActgcagacctgggtttgatcctgggctgtatcacaaccggccgtgatcgggagtcccgtagggcggcgcacaattggcccagtgtcgtccaggttaagGGGGGctttggccggggggctttacttgactcctcgtgctctagcaactccttgtagCAGGCCGgacacctgcaggctgaccttggtcgtcaggtgaatggtgtttcctccgacacattggtgcggctggctcccaGGTTAAATGGGCGGGTGTTAAAGAGCGTGGTTGGGGCGGGTGCAAAGGAGCGAGGATGCATGAGTCGACCTTCACCTCCTGAGCATGTTAGGGAGttacagtgatgagacaagatcgataTTGGGGGTAAAATGCccacattattatttttgttataaTTATAACATTTGTAAGTGTTGTTAAAGATGTACATTCTGTGTCTggtgaattttttggggggggtttgagggttaggtttaggtaagAGTTAGGGTTAATATTAGAATTAGGATTAGGGTTGTTGGTTGTAACCCCATTGCCCTCTGACCTCCAGGCAGTGGTGTCCCCTTCTTCCCCCAGTCCAGCTGTGTGTCAGCCCTCGGGGGGTCTAGAGATGACAGAGAGGGGAACCCTAAACTACAGCTGATGGTGAGCACGAGTGAACCTCATGTTTGAAAAAAATTCCAAGGCACTTCCCATTGGGCAAAGACATCAATTTAACGTCTATTCCATCTTGGTTCAACATTATTTCATTGAcaagacatggaaacaacgttgatacaaccagtgtgtgcccagtgggttgtcagATACAGTAAATTACAATTTTAATGTCTTTATTACATTGGCATACTGTATATCTGCAAGGAATATTAAAAACTATTGCAATTTGCATGTTTCAGTTATAGGTTGCCTTCATGATGGCCTTCGAGTTACAGCTTGTAACACGTTATGACATAGTTTGAACACTCTTATATGTTGTAGGTGATTGATATGTTGTGTCAGATACTGGAAACGGAGTCTATAGGGGATGTCCAGCAATGGATTCTGACAGCTGGTCAAAGAGGTAAGTGCACTGGACTGCACATATACACCAATCCATTTAGCATGCTGTCACTGTTATCTCGAGCCCTTTTCTAGTTGTTGAAATCCAGCTGCAGAGcatagagagggaaagacaagATTAGATAGATAAGATAGCTCTTTATTCATACCCCAAGGGAAATTTGATTGCACCATCCAAATTAACAGTAACAAAAGGGTACATTATCAAGAAACATTTTTATCACAACATTAAAGTGAGACTCAGCAATTAGCATTGCCACATACAGAATGAACCAATAATATTgcagatgagcgagatgcaagacacCCTCACGCAAAGTATATGATACACTCACACAAAGACTTTAAAAGTCCCCAAAATAGTGTTAATCGGGACCATAATAATCCAAAGTCCCTACTAAGATCCATCAGGATGTAAACATTGATCTGTCATGGCGTTAACCTGTGGTGTTATTTACTTTTGTCCAGAAAAGGACCAGGTTCTAAGTCTGCTGTCTTCCGCCCTGGCAAAGGACCCGGTCTCAGCCTATGAGGCTCCGGGAAGAGAGCAGCTGACAGTGAAGGAGGTTCAAAACCATGCCTCCAGAATGGCTTCGATCAGTGAGGAGGATACCACCAGGTTAGTGTTTCCAACCAGAAAATGACGGCATTGTAAGACACCTATGCCAACTGTTGTCTACTGGGAGTATCGATTGTTGAAATATTTTGGTTGTTTTTGGGTCACTGGAAGATGGCAAAAGCTTTTAGTGGAtcacagcaaaaaaaaattggaatCATTGCACATTGGAAGTTGGCTGCACACTTCACAGTATACAGCCCCAGAACCAAATGCAGCCTAAAAAGTCATTGATGATGTGGGGGGAGGAAATCCTAGTTCTTAAGGAAATCTATTTGAAATTGGATGAATGATGATGCAATGCCATGTAGCATGAAATCGCCATGCTGCCAAGAAATAGTACATCCCGCTATAATAATTTTCTGGCCCCTTGAATCATGTCTGGCTGCCACTTCCCCCCTGGACAAAAACTGTAAGTTGTGCACCCCTGCACTAGGTGCTGAATATAAATACTGCTACCCACTGGCCAATACATTTAACCTATTCAAAAAGGACAGCCTGTAATGTATTTACAAAATATATTATGTTTACTCTTCACAGAGATCATTCCCTAAAAATTATGTCAAACTGTGACTCAGGTGAGTCTCCAAGGTTAAGTCCTGACAAATAATATAATTCATTGACCTAGTAATAATATGTTGATTGATTCACTCAATTTCTcgaggtctgtctgtctatctatgaTACACCATTCCCAGGTAAACTGGAGGATGCAGGCACAGAGAGGGCAGAGTCCAAGACCCCCAGGGAGAGACACATTGCCAGACCCCTGAGTACCCAGAGGACCCTGTGTAGCCCCACCGTGTGTCACCTCAACCAAAAGGTGGTCCTACGTTACACCAAGCGGGCCCTGATGCCTCACACACCACCTGAAGTGTTCCAGGCCGAATGGCCCAACTATACCCAGCAGGCACCTGGCTCACTCGTGACATAAAACACAACTCTGGCAATACACCTGGGGCTGGTTCAGGAAGTTGCAATGTTActgaacgttcagatagaaatgtatgatGTAGAATAGATACCATTGTCTGTCATGTTGAATAGGTTATTGTATCAGCTCTAGTGATTCTATTCATATCTGCAACACTCTGAACGTTGTGCCCTAAAGAATGAACCCCTCCTGTGCATCTCAATAGACCTCTTATTCAGCAATCGGTAGTAATTTTGTTCTGATTTGGTTTGAATTAGATTTTGAATTGGTGTTTCATTGAGGTGGAAAGGGAGTTAAAATGGGATTTGAGTGTAATCATTAGTTACAGCAATACTTTTACACTGTAATGACATAAgtagttacacagtaataatggCAATGTAACGTAAGTGTTACCACATACTGCATCACTACTAGTATTTCTAGACTGACAATTGTtcacacaaatagaataacataATCTGAAAGACTATAAAGACAATAGGATCCGTAGTCAATATATCTGTATATTTATCTCACTTATTTCCCGAATGCATGAAAAAATAAAGTGAATCAATGAATGCCTATTAATGAATACAATagactgtgtactactcccttcacagaacagcgcaaactggctctaaccagaatagaaagaggagtgggaggccccggtgcacaactgagcaagaggacaagtacattattgtgtctagtttgagaaacagacgcttcacaagtcctcaactggcagcttcattaaatagtacccgcaaacaccagtctcaacgtcaacagtgaagaggcgactccggggatgctggccttctaggctgagttgcaaagacaaagacatatctcagactggccaataaaaagaaaagattaagatgggcaaaagaacacagacactggacagaggaactctgcctagaaggccagcgtcccggagttgcctcttcactgttgatgtcgagactggtgttttgcgggtactatttaatgaagctgccagttgaggacttgtgaggcatctgtttctcaagctagacactctaatgtacttgtcctcttgctcagttgtgcaccggggcctttctattctggttagagccagttggcgctgttctgtgaaagaagtagtacacagcgttgtaccagatcttcagtttcttgacaatttctcgcatggaatagccttcatttctcagaacaagaatagactgatgagtttcagaagaaagtaatttgtttctgaccattttgagcctgtaatcaaacccacaaatgctgatgctccagatactcaactagtctaaaggccagttttattgcttctttaatcagtacaacacttttcagctgtgctaacataattgcaaaagggttttctaatgatcaattagtcttttaaaatgatacatttacattagctaacacaacgtgccattacaacacaggagtgatggttgctgataatgggcctgtgtacgcctatgtagatattccataaaagaaatcagccgtttccgttagtcatttacaacattaacaatgtctacactgtatttctgatcaatgtgatgttattttaatggacagaaaatgtgcttttctttcaaaaacaatcacatttctaagtgaccccaaacctttatAGGATTCTCCAATAAAGACAATGAGAAAAAACGACTTCAATGTCAAGGAAATGACTTCACTGCTTGATAAATTCTAGAACTGTTATTTCCCTTTCCCTCGCAATGTAGTCAAAGATAAGAATCATCCATAATGTAAACCCAGACCAAATTGCCCTTGATGCAGATAGGGGTCACAGGTCAAGGATCAGTCAGCGTCCCCTCCCACATATCCCCACATCCATCCTTACCATTAGAGTGGGAAACGCAAAACTGACCTCAAATCGGTGCTTACAAATTCCTCCACACCGCCACACAAACACGGCAGAACGCCAAGTACCTACCATTGGCCCATATGCTGTCTGTTATAGAGTGACGTGTATATACCATTTCCTTCAACGGTGTGTGCAACAATGTCAGTCTGTTTATTGCAAAATTAGGTGAAAGGTTCAATCTCAAAATGACGAAGTCTCACTACCGAGGGGTAAATGTCACCATTGTTTTCAAACTTTTAGTCGTACGTTGAAAATGGAGAGTATTTTATTGTTTTGAACTTGTTGCTGAAAGTTGGGCTGAATTCGGCAGTATCGCTACAGCTGTGAAACTAACGTTACTGTTTTATCCTATATGTAATTGTCTCACTGATTGTTATCATGATAGGCTACTACTTGAGGACGAAACCTCGATGTCAATTCGCACTGGTGCATGCGTTGTTGATAAGGCTATCGTCCTCTTCTTATCCGATTGATCATCATGACAATTAGGTATGTCGTAACATAAATGAACTGCTCGCGTACAAAGTATCATCTCCCGCCAACAGTGGGCATTGCGCCTATCGATAGTCGAAGGGATTGTCAAATCTCAGCTCTACAAGTTAATGATTTGCTCTTTACCTCGTACTTAGTACCTGAGCGTGGAGTTTGGATTCTGCCCTCCACGCcgattaacataatttgagtagTTTCGGGTAGCTGAGCCTTTCTTTCTGGCCTGTGAGCGCCGATCCAGTCAACGTTTACCTGCGGTCACCTTCTTGCTCCTAATAGATTGCAAAATGTTAGCTCTCTTTGTGCTTTTGCTCTGCATAACATCTTCATTTTCTGCTTCTACTAGAGGTgagttattgtttgttttttcatgtaCGGATATGTGTGATGAATATGTTATTTTATAATGTGTTGGTATGTTAGCAGTTGGGCTCTAGGCGTACAGTCAGTGACCTTGGAACTTCTGTCATAAAACCTTTGAATGGTCTTGCAATAACCAAGAAACCAACAAATCACTTTCACTGGAGATTCATAATTTCACAGCACATGTTTGTTCCTAAATTCAATAGTCAAATAGTTTCCTGGTGATGTAAggtgggctcccaagtggtgcagcggtctaaggcactgcatctcagtgatagaggcgtcactacagactctggttcgattccaggctgtatcacacccggccgtgattgggagtcccatagggcagcgcacaattggcccagcgtcgtccgggttagggtttgcctggggtaggtcgtcattgtaaataagaatttgttcttaactgacttgcctagttatataaaaaataaagtacacTACCAATAGTAATTACTCCCCTGAACATTTAGGCAACCTGCAGGGTAGATATTGTGGATATTACTGTAGCTGGTGGTAGTTGTTTTTTGGGTGTCAATTCTATTAATCATAGGTGATATGAATGAAAGGAATTCTTGTTCAACTTGGTCAGTAGAAGCTAAGGCAATTGACAAAATGGTTGAATACAGCTGTCTGTGGCAGAATTTGTATGTTTGATTCAGCACTTTGTGATTGGTGATGCAACCCGAAAGTGACACGTCAGTCTTGACTCATGGCCTAATAATGTCAATTACTTTGTAATGCTACACTGTATTAGAGCAATCAATGACTTTAATAGTCCACCCACAACATTCTCTGTCTCCAGTGTTGATTGTGTCAATCAGAAACGTAGACCATAGTAGGTTTAGCTTACAAGGGTTCTCGTAATAATGACACATTATTACAAGTTGCAATTGGACCACGATGAAGGGCTCACCTTCTGAATCCAGGATGCCTGACAGTAT contains:
- the LOC112072534 gene encoding protein TBATA-like produces the protein MPTAANSTYLPIDVLTGLQFFPLKQKDSPSLRLLTEAWREELRELTERARLLGPGGRGSGVPFFPQSSCVSALGGSRDDREGNPKLQLMVIDMLCQILETESIGDVQQWILTAGQREKDQVLSLLSSALAKDPVSAYEAPGREQLTVKEVQNHASRMASISEEDTTR